The nucleotide window ACTTATGCAGCAAAGTCGTGAGGAACTCAATTCCAGTGAACCTTCCCAAAAGTGAGTTACCAAGAAAACGTCCTTACCTCCATAACCTAACATGTTTTGAGAAGTTTGTTGCGTGTTTGCTATCTGCAACCCTTTTGTTGTAATACTTTTGACATAACTTCTGCCCCGGGTCAAATCATATCTAATGATGAAGCTTTGTTTTGCTTTATGCTTATGAAAAGAGCAAATGTGATTAACAGATTTGACATGAAAGAGCCAAACTTTTATTGTCCTATAACTTCTTCTGGTCCTACCCATTAGCCTTATTATCCTCAAGTTGCCTTCAAATGTCAACATCTTTACCCACTATACTTATGTCATAATGTATGTATATGTACCATTATAattcatattttacattatcTTCATACACGCATCTCCGCTGTTCCCACACCCACTTGTGCATATAACTAAAGAAAGAAACAATCTCCACTTTCTTTTTCCTATATATTTAACTGCTGCAAGACTACTGCTTGAAAGCCAAGAAGCTCAGAGGTTCCTCTGCTCACACTCATGGAGGAACCCATCATAGagagcttcttcttctctccaaCTAACCTTCCTCCTGAAATGATGGAAGAGATTCTCTTAAGACTACCCGTGAAGTCACTGAAGCGATTCAAATGCGTTTGCACCTCATGGAGGTCGTTGATCTCAGAGACTCTGTTTACTCTGAAACACGCTTTGATGTTGGACGCGTCCAAGGCAACCACGTACAAGAAGAGTCCATACGGAGTCATCACAACGTCTCGGTACCATCTCAAATCTTGCTGCGTCCACTCTCTGTATAATGAGCCAATGGCCAACGTCTTTGAGCATGATGGTGAGCTTTTAGGCAGAGATTACTACCAAGTCGTGGGGACCTGCAATGGGTTGGTCTGTTTCCATGTAGATTACAACAAAAGCTTCTACTTGTGGAACCCCACCATCAAGCTTCAACAAAGATTGCGTGGTTCGGATCTTGAAACGGGAGATGAGGTTGTTGTAAACTATGGATTTGGTTATGATGAATCTGAAGATGACTATAAGATAGTTGCATTGTTGCAGCAAAGACAACAACTGAAGACAGAGGCAATGATCTACTCAACGAGGCAGAAgctatggagaagaagaagcagcagcAACACTTGTTTTCCATCTGGAGTTGTTCTTGCTAACAAATCAAGATCCGGCATCTACATCAATGGAACACTAAACTGGGCAGCCACTCACTCCTCATCATCAGTTTCTACCATCATATCATACGATATGTCACGAGATGCGTTCAAGGAGCTTCATGGACCAGGTTCTTGCAAGAGAGGATGTTTTACAATGACACTTGGAGATTTGAGAGGATGTCTTTCGATGGTGTGTTATTGCAAAGGAGCAAAAGCAGATGTTTGGGTGATGAAGGAGTTTGGAGAAAGAGATTCTTGGTCTAAACTATTGAGCATTCCCGGTTTGACTGAGTTTGTTAGACCGCTTTGGATCTCAAGAGGTTTGGTGGTTTTGTTGGAATTTAGATCCGGTTTAGCTCTATACAACTGTGCCAATGGGAAGTTCCAGTACCCAGTTCAAGACAGCTTGAGCGGTTGTCGGGACGCTAAAGTCTATGTCAAGACATTGGTTTCTCCAAGGGACCTTTAAGATTGGCTCCAACCAGATCTATACACATTGTTTTCACTTTGGATTTGGTTCAGTTTATCTGCGCACCATTGTTATACGTCtacttaaaagtattttttgttctttctttaATCGTAAAGTTACATTTTTCATGTGGGAAACAATACATAAAAAAAGCAATCAGTCAAATATTCCCTAACAAAATCATCACCATACCAACACACACATCCTTTTGCTCTGTGTCTACGTACATGGAAGAATCTTGACCGTTAGATCAAACAGttggatgataaaaaaaaattctcaggAGGCTATTTTATCCGAGGTGGAGCTCCGACCAGATCCTGGACTGGTGAAGACAGGATTGTCTCTAGGCGTAGAGGAA belongs to Brassica rapa cultivar Chiifu-401-42 chromosome A07, CAAS_Brap_v3.01, whole genome shotgun sequence and includes:
- the LOC103828697 gene encoding F-box/kelch-repeat protein At3g23880, encoding MEEPIIESFFFSPTNLPPEMMEEILLRLPVKSLKRFKCVCTSWRSLISETLFTLKHALMLDASKATTYKKSPYGVITTSRYHLKSCCVHSLYNEPMANVFEHDGELLGRDYYQVVGTCNGLVCFHVDYNKSFYLWNPTIKLQQRLRGSDLETGDEVVVNYGFGYDESEDDYKIVALLQQRQQLKTEAMIYSTRQKLWRRRSSSNTCFPSGVVLANKSRSGIYINGTLNWAATHSSSSVSTIISYDMSRDAFKELHGPGSCKRGCFTMTLGDLRGCLSMVCYCKGAKADVWVMKEFGERDSWSKLLSIPGLTEFVRPLWISRGLVVLLEFRSGLALYNCANGKFQYPVQDSLSGCRDAKVYVKTLVSPRDL